CACCAGGCGAGGCACGCAATGGACTTTCTCACATCCTTTTACAACGGCATCAGCGGCGTTAATGCCATGAGCCACCAGCTCAATGTCACTGCCAACAATGTCGCCAATGTCAACACCAGCGCCTTTAAGGCTGGTCAGGCCACCTTCGCCGACAGGTTGGATACTGCCATGGGCTCAGTGTTGGTAGGGCGTGGAGTCCAGCTCAACTCCATTGGCGCCTCTTTCGCTGCCGGGTCACTCGAAAATACCAGCAAGTCAACAGACATGGCTCTCAGCGGGGCAGGCTTTTTTGTAATGAGAGATCCCGACGCCCTAGCGGCAGACAGATATACCCGCAATGGCGAATTTACGCTCACCCCCACCCTCGGACCAGAGCCAAACGCCTATAACCTGACTTCACCAGTCGGACAATATGTCCAAGGTTATAACCTCAGCTCCAGCACAGTATCGCCGACTGTGGTCAGCGATATTCTGATCAAGAAGACATCTCCCCAATCGGCAACGACTCAGGTAAATCTCTCAATCAACCTGGAGGACAATCCAGAGCTGAGCGAGAGTGTCAACACCCCATTATTCTCCAGTTGGGACGGCAGAAATAGTTCGTCCCCCATTCCTGCTGACAGCTATGAATACTCGACATCAATAAAAATTTACGGTTCTGATCCTGGACCTACATCAGCAAACTCTCTATCCGACTACCTGAATATCTACTTTGACAGCACCGCCAATCTAAACGAAAAAGAGTTTCTGGTGACCTGCCAACCCTCTCTGGATCAAAGGCTGGTTAACGGCAGCGCCTCCCGTTACAGCAGCGCCTCGGACAAGGGCGCAGGCGCCCTGCTGTACGGAATTCTTCATTTCAGCACCACCGGAGAGCTGAACAATATCGAGTGCTGGGATATTCCTCCTGATGGCAATGTCGTTCCGGACCCAACCTCAATGCTGACTCTCCCCAGAGGAGAATCCTACTTCAATTTTGACTATAACTTGGGCG
The Desulfobulbaceae bacterium DNA segment above includes these coding regions:
- a CDS encoding flagellar hook-basal body complex protein is translated as MAYSLQTIPSQTHIISAHQARHAMDFLTSFYNGISGVNAMSHQLNVTANNVANVNTSAFKAGQATFADRLDTAMGSVLVGRGVQLNSIGASFAAGSLENTSKSTDMALSGAGFFVMRDPDALAADRYTRNGEFTLTPTLGPEPNAYNLTSPVGQYVQGYNLSSSTVSPTVVSDILIKKTSPQSATTQVNLSINLEDNPELSESVNTPLFSSWDGRNSSSPIPADSYEYSTSIKIYGSDPGPTSANSLSDYLNIYFDSTANLNEKEFLVTCQPSLDQRLVNGSASRYSSASDKGAGALLYGILHFSTTGELNNIECWDIPPDGNVVPDPTSMLTLPRGESYFNFDYNLGGAAINDTSVINFGNTPRPQVVNSPTPSFSSANASQPINASSSWDSIFDSQGNKVKDGDIIRFQGRSGDGTPQDYSYSVDFTQSIEDLLFGLQNQFACKAEIINGTLTLTDTEVGASQLAIDSLSYANATGATPATATDIAEIFGSQGAEFIVSAESRYLGNSLTTTSYASPSAIIYQRQNGTDRGLLQALRLDEQGNIFGQYSNGPDIKQAQLVLANFNSLQGLKTVGGNSFAATNESGLATLGTPGFGGLGRVTNNTLEMSNVDLGREMTNLVMTQRAFQANSKSITTADEIYQDLLRLLRS